ACTGGTCGCGAAAAGTGCGTGCGCTCATTGAACTATTGCTACTGGAGCGACGAAGCGTCGTACTCAGGCTGGCCGAGCGGCGACCGCCAACGGGGTTAACATGTGAATGGGTCGAGCTCCGTCGTTGGACCATGCGTTTTGTCTGGACATTTTCAACGAGGGTAGGGGTGGGTGTGGAGTTGCGGAGCGCTGCTGCCGCTGCCGCGGAGGACAAGCTGGCTGTGGAGGGTTGAGATTTTAGGAAAGCATGGCTGGCGGCAGACTGGGCGGATTGCGCGGCGGGTGCGGAGAGTGGCTAGCGGGAAGGAAGGGGAGCTGTCAGTCTGAATTTCATGCATAGGTTGCAGGTACCTGTTGAATTGCATCAAATCCTGCAATGACTCCCATTTGAAGATAGGGAAATCTGCTATCCTTGGTATTCGACGCGTGGAACACACCTGATGATGGGCAGAGGCACTTCTCTTGCGACGACCGAAGACCATTGTTCTGAGTCTTGGGCCTTTTCAGGGACTAGAGCGCGTCAAAGATCGGATGGCCGGACACTGCTTGATGCAGCGCCGGTATCCGAAATTGTAGTGGATGACGGGAATGTGGATCTCCAAATGATGATGCGATCGGTAGCTATGGGAAGAAGTGGGAACTGGGAGATTGAGAAGTTGAGGGGGAACAACTCGGGAGGGATCGACCAAATCAGGGACAATCAAAAACAAGGAGACACGCAGGCAACGCCAGGTAAGGAGAGCTAAACAAAAAGGGAGAAAGGAACAAAAAAAGATCCAAGCCGATCAAGGCAGATCCAGGCAGATCCGAGATCGAGAGGAACTTGCGTCATGACTTTGATGGGCCAGGCACAAAAACTTGGTTTACCGCCTTGGTGAACCTTGGACTTTTTATGTGGATGCATTGCTTATTTATCATGTATATTATTATGTATTATGTCTgtgggtacggagtacataggCATGACCTCGGTGTTAAAGTTGTTAGGATTTCATGCAACCTACTTGCTAGATCCCTTCTTTTCCCATCTAGATCCTGACACTAAAAATGGCCCTACTATTAACCCCCCTTTCTCAAAATCTACATTCAAGAAGCCGGTAAAACCCCAGGGAGCAATAATCCATTGAGAATCCTCCTCCACGGCTTCCCCAGAAATCACGCACTCATGCCGCCGCGCGGCTCCAAACCAAGCAATGAGAAAGTCGACCTAGCAATCTTTTCTCTATCCAAACCGGTGCGAGATTTTGTGTCGATGATACACGAGCTAGGCTACCGTTCCGTTCGATACATTTCCGGCCACGGCTGTGGCTGTCAAATTGTTATCAGATACAATTCATGAGGCCAATAATCAGCCTGATAGACAGTACAACTCCATCTCAGAAAGTAGGCATCAGAAATTGACAAGCGCGGCAAGGGTAAGCAACCAAATCTCGAGGGATTTTGAGGAATGGAATTATCACATGGTTGGAGCACAACAAAACCCTGACGGAGGGGCTTATGCAGGCGGTAAGCTGCTTACAAACTACAGTCACTAGCACTTGTCACGAGCCCTGCGAAGCCCTGAATTCAGGACCACCCGAAACTTGTGACTAAGTACGAAGTCTCTGGCCACTAGATTGTATGTGCATGCTAAGACATTGAGGTCGGCCTTTCGGGTTTATGCGATTCATAGCTTTCAATGGATCCTGATGGTTTTCACTCGAGAGGAGCGTAGCAGTGGATACAAAATAGGTCCTTTTCTGTATTTTCCGGGAAGCATTTCAGAGAACAAAAGTCAAGAGGACCATATGTACATGTATCTTCAATAAGACATTAATTTATAGAGACACTTTACATTAAAAGTGAGCCAGAGTTGGTGCTGACACAGCTGCCGGTGGCATTTGTATCCTTCATCAAGTAGACATAAGCCTCGGCGACTTCGTCGGGCACACCGACTTTGCCCAAAGTCGTACCACTCTTAAACATCTCAGGTACTCCATCTGCACCCCAGAGCGGGGTTTCAACAACGCCAGGGCTGACAAGATTTACCCGGAGAGGCTTCAGGTCCAGCGCGAGGTTTCGGGTCAGCCCATGAAGACCAGCGAGGTACCCGGCCATCAATGAAAACCCAGGGCTTGGCTTCTGAGAACCTGCCCCTGTAGTCAAGGTGAGAGACGACTTGTAGCTGGACTTCAAGAATCGAGGGGCAAGCTTAGCAAGCAAGACCGGAACTGCAAATCGAATATGGCCTGCACGCTGGATGGCTTCAAGGTCAATACTGTGCAAAGGTTGAATTGCTAGACTATCACCGGCAGTGAAGACGATGTGATCAATTTGGCCAACTGCGGAAAGGACCTGCTCTAAGCCTCTCTCAACATCCTTTGTAGAAAGATCCAGGACGTGCCCTTGAACTTCAACGCCAGGGCTTTCCCCTTTCAAAGCCGCAATGCTCTCGGCAATACGTTTTGCGTTGGAGGACACGATATGGACTTTGGCTCCCTCAGTGAGACATTTGGCAGCAACGCCATAGCCAATTCCGGAAGAGCCCCCGAAGATGAGAACTGTGGAGCCTTGGATGGAAGGCATTTCGTAGTGATCTTTCGGAGAGGAATCAGTTCCTCACACAGAGTTGGGGGCTTTAAGATTACTGTCAACTTGGACGTTGAGTCTCTTTTTATGTTTTTGCTCTCATTTGAATTACCAAGCAGAATGCTCAACCatggaaccttggaacttTATTCCATCTTCAGACGGAGATAGGAACGGCGATAAGGGCATTAGAGACAACCGAATATGGATGTAGGAAATAGTCCACTGAGGCACAGAGTGACATCTATCGATGGCCCTGACATTTGATTTTGCGTAATGTATATATGGTGGATCTGACTTTGGTACATGAATGCTTGCATTCTCTTTTTACTACTGGATAGTACTTGGTACCTTCAACCCATGTAAGCTTTATTGAGTGTCTACTTGTGCATTTGCGTTACCACTCTCATTGGAAGAAACAAGATAGTCTTCATGATACCGACTGACCGTTTCAACCTCAATCTACGAACGAAGCCATTAACTTGCTAGACAACAACAGCTTGGCAAATTACATAAAATCTAgatttcttctcctttaGGTGTGTCAAAAGCTATTCCGTAATGATTCTTCGATCATGATCATGTAGAATGAGTTGTACTCTGATGGGATGTTGCATCCAGATCATCTCATGAGTCATCTGCATCGACCCACAGAAAAAGTTGTACGCCAACACAACTGTTACCCAACCTTTAGATCGATCAGTCATGTTTAATGGAAACTATCTGACAAAAAATACCTGGGTTCTGTGTAGATCTGAGGGGGAAAAATGACGAAGACAAAATTTGAGACTGTCAATTTATCACAAAGCGCTGGATTGGACAACTCATGGACCTCCGGAACTGCAATCCATGCCAAATGCCAGTGTTCCGGGCTCCGGGTTGGGCCTCACACTAGCGGCTGTTGGATGACCAGCTTGCTGTTTAAACCCGTGAGTATTGTTGCACGGGTTCCCAGGGAGAATTGAATTGGTTTATTATTCGCATCGCTGCTGAGGGACGGCATGCGAAAGACCTTGATGCATTTGCTTGGAAGAAGCTCGAGCCACAATTTGCTTATGTCCCGAGCAAGCTGGAATGGGGTATTTATCAGGAGCCAGATGCCATTGAGGAGATGAAGAACGGGGTTTCGTGCGCTAACCTGCGTCTCTTTCAGCTTACAGATAGGGTTGGGCATTGGAAACCCAAAGAAACTCCAGAGGTGGCACGTGTGATTCTGAATTTGATCGAAGGCTTCCACGATTGGTCAGTTTGGAACTGTACAAGAGAGGGTTAGGAAGACACGTGAACTTTATGACAAGAGTTCGGAAACATGCCTGATGTCAAGCTGTGGTCAAATTTAAACAGCGAGTGACCTGCGGAATCCTCTATATGTAAAGTCCTTGCTTATCATCTGAGAACAATTCAGGCAGAGTGATGGGGTTCAGATAATTTTAAGCCGCCTTCAATATTGTTTGACCTGTCCGCCTAAGTACACAACAGAATTTTACGCAGAGTTGACAATCACCATGCAACCCCTGCAAAAACTAGCATCATCCAGTTTCCTTATAGAACCTGTAGATAGAACGGAGTCGCCCAATCAGTCCGGTTCCCCAGAAGCAGCCCCTCCTGCAGCATATCTAGTGCTAATTTACCTGCTCGCTGCTTATTCTACCACTATGAATATGGTCGCAGACACACTAGCCAGAGAACTCCACACCGAGCCCGATCAGACTAGCTATAATACCCCTCCTATACATCGGTACCTCAGGaacaccgaagaaccgcGGACGAGAGATTTTTCCGACGCAATAAATCACCAGAATTTATATTTTGACCACTTCCCGCCTAGTGCCCCGGCACATTTTACATTACTGGTAGTAGGATAAGTGGCAAGCGGAATGTGGGCCGAGAATGCCAGACTAAGACGAAAATCTACCATACTGCCAGCTGAGTTGCTTTCCTTTAAAGCGTACCTCAGCGCGCCATTTCCAACAGGTTAACCAGACCAAGTGCCATCATAGTCAGCGCAAGGATGTTGGGAGTTGACGAACACAGCACGGCATTTTTGATCACAAACCATAGCTAGGCGGCATTTAGAATAAGAGAGCTTGAATCCCTTCGTATCCAGCTCCTTGCACAACTAGCGATCGGAAAGCTGGCTATAACGCTACCAATGGCGATGTTCATACACAATCTATATGGGCCTATAATTAAAGCCATCGGGTCTGATGGGGCTTCAACTACCAGGCAAAAGACACACTGTGGGACCTAGGTACTTTCCAGCCACGCCCCCTAGAGAATCAGAGTTATCTTCCCGCCGCCGTCCTCTTCGGCCTGGGCTCCCAGGAGCTGGGCATAGCCAGCAATAcccattggtgaatggtaAATGCCAGAGCTCAAACGCCGGTTATGTAGGAAATTGCAGTGGGGCTGTGACCGCACGTATGTTTAACTCCGGGAAGTGCATCGTGCTCTCCGCTATCCTTTTTGTCAAAATACAGGATAGAACACGTGCAATGGCAAAttcatcttgcagaggaaaCTCACAGGTCCTCAATTTACATTTTTGGAGTCACCAGTGTAGTGATAGAAAATTCGAGATAACTGGTAGGGCATGACAGAGTTCAGCGAATGGGAAGCGGTGCCTGGAAACATTCCAAGGCTTACCATGGTTGTGAAACACGGATCCGGGGATCTGCCGCAACTTCAATTTTCACTTCAAATGACGGTGAAGAAAGGATCAGAATAGTCAAAATATTGACCTTTTAAGGGGATCAAAGGTAGCAGACCAGAAAAACCTATTTCTCGCCAAGCCAATAATATATGCAAGATAGGTATCTGCACAACCTCAATAAGAGACAGATAGGTAAAGAAGCGGAGTGCTTGTAGGCAAGTGTGGACAGAGGCTTAAGTTTTGTATTATGAGCTAGTTACAAGGAGATCAAGACTAATTGAGTACAGATAAATCCATTCAAGTTTTCACCCGTACACAAAAAGTTGCTTACATGAGATCGTCACACAAAGGAAAATTAAATCACACAGAcgaaaggaaaaggaaacgAGCAACTCTTCATCTCACCACGGATGAGGGACTAGCGTGTCCTGTCCCCCTTTAGGTGAGACCTAGAGATAGAGGGTTTATAGACGGGAGCCGTGGATGACCTTGTAGTCGACGACGAGCTCACGGCCCCCATCGTTGATGACAAGAGCACGGACGGAACCACGGCCGTCAGAGAAGGCTTCGCTGATGCGCTTGAAGAGGTGGCCCTGGGGGATGACATTAAGACCCTGCTTGACATCACCGTTCTCGGTCATGGCGACGAGGCGGTTGTCATCACGGAGGTCCAGGATGCGGTAGGTCTTGTAGACGGGACCGAGCATGGTCTGGACAACCACGGAAGGAGAGGGGTTGGCGATGAAGCTAGACTCCTCGTGCAGCTTGCGGGTGAAGAGGTCAACACCAAGGTAACGGTGCTGGCCAGTCTGGGGAGAGACCGAGATACGGATCACCTGGCAAGGGCGGCCCTGAAGGATCAGGATGTCGCCAACGCGAACAAAGTGGCAGGGGATGGGCACGGTCTCGGCAGCCGCGCCACGGTTGCGGGGCTCGACGACGCGGACACTCTCACTGGCAGCAACGACCTCGCCTGAGGCAGTCTCTTCAATCTCGGATTGGGAGAATGGGTGCATGACACGGTCGGCGGCGCGCTCAACGCCGCGGCGGAAGGAGTGGTACTGGCCTTCGTCGTTGTAGTAACCCATTTTGCGAGTGGAGGTGATCTCACTGGTAGTGGACTGAGAAACTTTTACTTGGGTCGGGGTGGAGTACCGAGCACGGGGCTGAACTTCACGTAGGTAGACGTCGTCTTCCTTGTAAGAGTCGGTCTGGGGTTCAGAGGTCCGGTCGTTCGAGATTTCGAGGGACTGGGATTGGTAACCGTAGGCGGAGTCTATGGGCTGACGATAACGACGGTCGTCAGAGACGTCGAGGTCGTTGGAAGGAGAGGTACGTGAACGGTAGTCTCTTTCAGTGAGGTCGATTTGGGTCTCGACGACTTTATCGTAGACTTGAGTATGGTCCTGGTATTcaagagaagattgttggtGACTGGGGTAGCTGGAAATTGTCAGCTCACATGCATGGGTGCCATAAACATATAAATAAATTAAGCCAGTCACCGCTAATTGAAGTGGATCAGGTTTTGATGACACGTAACGTTAGTCCTCGACCAGATCCGTAATCCCTCTAAACCAAGACAGGAGATCTCACAACAAATAATGATAGATCAGCTGCAGGTCTCCACTTTCACAAGTGGATCCCTGAAGGTTGGGGGGTAATTTTAAAATAAttaaaaaaagataaaagggaaaaaaaaagatcaatACCAGGAAAAACAGTTACATACCGTTCACGAGTAAGCTCAACTTCAGGGGCGTAGTTGTGCGAAGGCTGGTGCTCGTACTGCTGCGATTGCTGCTCGTACTGAGAGTGCTCTTCTTGAACACGAAACTCGACTTCTTCCTTTCCGTGAACAGGAGCGGGAAGGGGAGTAGAATCTCGAGTATCTTCCCGTTCGACGCGCGAAGTGTGATCGAAATTGACTTCTCCCTCTACTCTAATCTGAGTAGTTTCAGAGACAGCGTCACTCCGGTACGACGACGGGAAGACACTGAAGGGGATAGGGACACGGGCGTCAAAGTCCAGATTGACGGACTTTTAAGCGTCTTTTCTCGAATGCCTTCCGAACTGTCGTTAAACAACTCGAAAGACTAAACAAGAAAAGACTTGAAAGGGAAGTCTTTCTCGAGGTTGGGGgaaaggagaaaaagagaatgtCCTTTTTGTCCTGCAGTTAGATGATTGGAATGGAGGGGAAGAAAGATAAGCTTAACAGATGAAGAATGTTAGATTGTaggaatggaagaagaagaggaaataGGCCAGCGTAGTTGGCGAGCATCATGATTATTTATGCCAGGCTCTTTGTTTACGCCGCCTTGCCGGTTTGGGTTCTCCGCTGATCACCGAGGCTCACTTTCTCTCCTTACTGTCTCTCTACGGTATTTGAATTGCTCAGTTAGGGTTGTACAATCGGTCTGGTTTAATTCTCTTCATTCTTGTTCTGGGTAATGTCTCTTAACCCTCCAAGAGTGCAACTCCATGGATGGATGCCCCGAGCTCTGCAATACACATCGGGCCCTTTCACacacggggggggggggggctggCTAGCCAGTGCGTATCATCACTGCGCCACCGGTAATATCTCCATAGCAACCTTTGGGTCGAAGGACATCTGGCTCCTCTTGGCGCCGATCTTGTTTGGCTCCATCACATCGGCACAATTGCGTTGGGGTTGCGGAGACCCGTTCAGTGTAATTTCCCTCGGCTTAAGAGGCGTCTTTTTGCTTCGATTCTGCAATTTTATTATTTGCACAGCCATTGACCCATTTCTGACACTATTCAAATCTGACACACTATCCATACCTGACACTACTCCTGACATTATTCACAACCCGCGTTACAGGACACGGGACATCGATACCAATACCAACACCAGTGCACTTCTCCACTGGAAATTGATTTATCGAGATCATGAGACCCTCTTTTGGATCCCTAGGCCCGGCCCAACCTCTGCGAGGTGCCAGTGCATGCAGCTCGCGTCTAGGCCGTACCGCTAGAGAGTGGGAAATGTGTCACATGTCGGGTATTTGGGGGGGCttaatgtacggagtactctgtacgTTTCTTACGAGACATCTGAGATGATTACGGGTTAGTGTTTTGACTCGAGTTACACCATTTAAGTTTCGTCCAATAGAGTGGCGTTGGTAGTGTGTCTTGTCTATACCCCTTTTCACGGAGTCCGTATCCAGTGGGGCGGGAACTGGATCGCTTACATTAATACTCCGCAAGTGGACTTCCAAAATCGAAATCCACCTGCAAACCATTACGGAGTTCCACACTACTTTGATCGAAGCTGTCTGGAACCCCAATGTGGTACTTTTGCgcgtcctttttttttcaatagTCAAGCCTCGTGATTTCGGACGCCATACTCCATACAATTATTTTCAATTATTCCACACCCTTCAACGTTGGATGACGGTTCCACCGTTCCTCCTACCATATTTGTAGTTCTCTCACATCCCTACGGAATAtgcagtactccgtactccgtttAGAATCAGCATGCGGAGTATCTCTCTCCGGCGTCAACGTCGCTGTACGCTACATTTTAGGTACACATTGGGCTGCTTTTAGGATCGGATGATTTCTTTTGGTAGCTAGAAGCTCAAAGGAGATCGGTATAAAAATAGCACCTCTATTTAAATTACCATGCTTCTCTTATAGAAAGAAAATAACCCCAAAATTGTGAAACAAGATTGCAACCTATTTTGGAACACCGCTATGGCGCTCGATGGGTAAATTGTACCAAACTTTGCCGTCTTCTCGAAACTTGCTAGGGTACGAGACTGCTTGGGAACATGGGGGTATACAAGATATTTACAAACAGTTGACGTTGTCACTATATATTCCATGACTTGTAAAGATGCTTGGGCCAGTTCCAAGCCCAAACTCTCCTTTTCATCCATCCATGTAGTCTCTAACGAAGCAACAAAGGTATACGTACTTCTTTCATGGCCAAAGTATCCACTAAGGCATAGGTGAATGAATCAAGCGAGTAGTAATCTGCCTATATACCCAAAACTATGTCCTTTGAGAAATTGCAGCCGGAATGCCCCCGAATCCTCGGATGTGTCCGGTTCACCGAAATGGCCCCGTGGTACCTGTATTATACCTCGCATCCCTATTGGAATAGACCACAGTAGCTCGAGGAACATCTTGTCTATTTCAATGACGTAGCTCTGAAATTATTTTCTTTGCACTTTCTATGACGTTGGGCGATATGCAGATGTCTGATTGTCCGTATATTGCCCGATCGGATACTACATCTGATCAGACCACAGGACGACCAGAGGTGACACTCTTTGCCACCTCATCATCCGGTACTCTCCCTTCTATAGTGCATCTACTAGTAACAGGTCCGATGATCGCATCGAGCTTTCAGCTTGATGCATGGACCCCGCACCAGATAATGCTACCGTTCCTCGGCTTCACAACCGACTGACGATCTTTTATCCGCTACTAATACTAAAACCCAAAATTTGCCCCATCCACCGTCGTCAATTTCCATAGATCGTGTAATCCATCCAACATTTTTACGTGCTAGACCAATCTTCGCGACATCATGTCCAACGGCCTGTGAGTTTCCATATTACCCCACCATCAATGAGATGCAGATGCCAACGCAGAACCTGTAATGGATATCAAGAAACAACCCTTCTGGTATACTATTCGTCGCGGTTGGGCCGGTATCCCTAGTCAGTGCGCCTGAGAATTGGCTGTTGTTGCATGCTAACCAGAAAAGGCACTCGCGCCTGTAGCGGCTGCAATCACAAAGTCAGAAAGCATAGTTCAAAAACTCATCGAGACAGTTGTGGACTCCACGGTAGGCATCGATGTAGCGCCTGATCGTGCGATCCCTGCGCTTGCTGTTCTTTATGCATTTTGGACTTACATCGGCAGCGGCACGTTGTCTGTTGCCGGGCAAGCCATGTCCAGACCCCACGGTCTGGATAAC
Above is a window of Penicillium digitatum chromosome 2, complete sequence DNA encoding:
- a CDS encoding Woronin body protein HexA, putative, with amino-acid sequence MMLANYAGLFPLLLPFLQSNILHLTFSFSPFPQPRERLPFQSVNLDFDARVPIPFSVFPSSYRSDAVSETTQIRVEGEVNFDHTSRVEREDTRDSTPLPAPVHGKEEVEFRVQEEHSQYEQQSQQYEHQPSHNYAPEVELTRERYPSHQQSSLEYQDHTQVYDKVVETQIDLTERDYRSRTSPSNDLDVSDDRRYRQPIDSAYGYQSQSLEISNDRTSEPQTDSYKEDDVYLREVQPRARYSTPTQVKVSQSTTSEITSTRKMGYYNDEGQYHSFRRGVERAADRVMHPFSQSEIEETASGEVVAASESVRVVEPRNRGAAAETVPIPCHFVRVGDILILQGRPCQVIRISVSPQTGQHRYLGVDLFTRKLHEESSFIANPSPSVVVQTMLGPVYKTYRILDLRDDNRLVAMTENGDVKQGLNVIPQGHLFKRISEAFSDGRGSVRALVINDGGRELVVDYKVIHGSRL
- a CDS encoding Short-chain dehydrogenase — protein: MPSIQGSTVLIFGGSSGIGYGVAAKCLTEGAKVHIVSSNAKRIAESIAALKGESPGVEVQGHVLDLSTKDVERGLEQVLSAVGQIDHIVFTAGDSLAIQPLHSIDLEAIQRAGHIRFAVPVLLAKLAPRFLKSSYKSSLTLTTGAGSQKPSPGFSLMAGYLAGLHGLTRNLALDLKPLRVNLVSPGVVETPLWGADGVPEMFKSGTTLGKVGVPDEVAEAYVYLMKDTNATGSCVSTNSGSLLM